In Candidatus Babeliales bacterium, one DNA window encodes the following:
- the gatC gene encoding Asp-tRNA(Asn)/Glu-tRNA(Gln) amidotransferase subunit GatC: MAKITKDELLKLARISQLDIHDDEIEPLLAQLDSVLSYAARVKEVPFDYDDACHGLSNVFRQDSVVQTNPESILALAPEREDNFFVVPRILESNS, from the coding sequence GTGGCAAAAATTACAAAAGATGAGTTGCTTAAATTAGCTCGTATTTCTCAATTGGATATTCATGACGATGAAATTGAGCCCCTGTTGGCGCAATTGGATAGTGTTTTGAGTTATGCAGCGCGTGTAAAAGAAGTGCCGTTTGATTATGATGATGCGTGCCACGGTTTAAGCAATGTGTTTCGTCAAGATTCTGTTGTGCAAACCAACCCGGAATCGATCCTAGCCTTGGCTCCTGAGCGAGAAGATAATTTTTTTGTTGTACCGAGAATTTTAGAGAGCAATTCATAA